Proteins encoded in a region of the Octopus sinensis linkage group LG8, ASM634580v1, whole genome shotgun sequence genome:
- the LOC115214790 gene encoding uncharacterized protein LOC115214790 — translation MVTWKECQQRLSTTTSVSSILQNDQLSKNRYYISSIVDIVHFLCANKLPFRGNENEAFQDLYLGDDTQPCGLFMKLFQYTLEKDSKLMECYSTIQKNANYTSAAMQNEIIELLRRRTVSLMVNEIKCSDVPYFTLKCDGMHDFSNTEILAIVIRYLKNGRVLEKLVAMPTTQYYDAETLAHFDPKRMLSQCYDGASEMSGKIGSVQRKIQNRLEKYIPYVHCLNHQLHLVVVNTIKRISELATFFIILLNGQR, via the coding sequence ATGGTAACATGGAAGGAATGCCAACAGCGTTTATCCACAACAACATCCGTGTCTTCAATCTTGCAAAATGATCAGTTGAGCAAAAACCGTTATTATATCAGttccattgttgatattgttcattttctttgtgCAAACAAATTGCCTTTTCGAGGAAACGAAAACGAAGCTTTTCAGGATCTTTATTTGGGAGATGACACACAGCCTTGTGgtctttttatgaaattattccagTACACATTAGAGAAAGACTCAAAGCTAATGGAATGTTACAGCACGATTCAAAAAAATGCGAATTATACCTCAGCAGCAATGCAAAACGAAATCATCGAATTGTTGAGAAGACGCACTGTCAGCCttatggtcaatgaaataaaatgttccgATGTTCCTTATTTTACGTTGAAATGTGACGGAATGCATGATTTTAGTAATACTGAAATTCTTGCAATTGTTATTAGGTACTTGAAAAACGGCAGGGTTCTGGAAAAATTAGTTGCAATGCCAACTACTCAATATTATGATGCTGAAACATTGGCCCACTTTGACCCGAAGCGTATGTTGTCACAATGCTATGATGGTGCTTCGGAGATGTCTGGCAAAATAGGCAGCGTGCAAAGAAAGATTCAGAATCGACTTGAGAAATATATACCCTATGTTCATTGTCTTAATCATCAGTTGCATCTTGTGGTGGTTAACACAATAAAGCGGATTTCAGAATTAGCTAcattcttcataattttattaaatggcCAAAGATAG